AGTTTACGAGCGCAATCGCGCATCAAAACTGAAACGTCGGTGCCCTCTTATCGACGGATTATCTCGGGATTCAACCAGCCGAGAACCGGTTGATCGGGATCGACCAGATAAACCCGCACTTCTTCGGCGGCGGTAATGGGCTGGCCATGCTCATTGCGGTTTGATTTTCGCACGCCGGTGCTCGAAATGGCCAGCCGATCTTCGGCAATGCCGTGCCGATCCAAATAATCGGCCACACTTTGGGCCCGCGAAGTTGCCAGTTGGCGACCGCTCTTGGCCAGCCCCTCCTGAGTGCGCGAGCCACTGCGCTCAGCTGAAGTGGCAACCAGAATGCGGAACTTGCTCGCTGGGGATCTCTGCAGTAGCTTGGCCAGTTCGGCCAACTGTTGACGGCTCTCGGGCGTCAGAACTGAAGAGTTCTGTTCAAAGCCGATCCCTTCGGCCCAGACGCCCGCGCCAGTCTCGGCATCGACTTCAATCCGGTCATCCTGCCGTGCAAGTTGAGCGATCGCTGGCAGTGAAGCCGGGGGCTGCGTAGACGCCCGGTGCGGACGCCACGGCAGCGCCTCTTCTCCTGCAGGGGCCGGGGACTTGCTGGCCAACTTTGGTGCCGATTTAGAAGTTGTGTTCGCAGCGTATGAGGTCGGCTTCGGAGGGGTTGCCGTACGACTGGCTAACGGGCGGGGAGTGCCGCCGGCAAGTTGTGTTTCCGCCTGATCTAGCTTCTGTTCGAGTGACGCTAGTTGGGTTTGCAGGTTGCGATTGGCGTCGCGCTGCTGACGAATGGTTGCCAGCAGTTCGTCTTTTTCGCCTTGAATGCGCTGCACCTGCGTATTCGGGCTCGCGCAACTGCAGAGAACTGCACAAGCGAAGCAAAGGCCGATTCGGAATGATGTGCTGAGTTGTTTTAATGCCATGATTCGACTCCTTTCGAACCAAGCGGACAAACTTGTCGGCTTATTTTTCCAGACCAAACGTGCTGAGGGCGGCATCCATCAAGGCCATCGACATCGACGACTGGCTATCGAAGACCCACATGTTGAGCAGGATATCGACCGTCAGCATCCCGCAGCAAACAAGCATGATCGTGACCAAAAACAGCCCCAGTACGTTCCAAACAGAGTACGGTGCTTCGATCACCGGCACTTGTACGTAAACGGGCTGACCTGCCATGCCAGGCATGCCGGCCATTCCCATGCCGCCGGCGACGGGCATCGATTCGGCAAACGGCTCCATCACCATCTGGGCACTGGCGAAGGGATCTTCCGACATCGGTGCCGCACCCGCCGAGCGCAGCATCGTGGCGGCATCAGTATCGAACGATTCGGAATCTTCGAGGGCAATCACTTGCGAACCGCTATCCGATTCATCATCGCCGAGCGAATCGGTGGTCGACAACAGGAACTGATCGTCTTGTTTGAGTTGAGTCGCTTGGTCGGGATCGCCGGAGTCGTCGTCAAGCGCGATGACGTCGTCATCTTCGGGCAATTCGAGAGAATCGACGGCAGAACCGCCAAGATCGAGTGGCTCTTCCTCCAGCGAAAGACCGCTGTCGGTCGGCTTCAGGTTGATGCCTGAATCACCGCCGCGGAGGGCCAGGTCGCTGCCGATGCCGCTCCCAATCACACTGCCGCTGGCCATCCCTACGCTGTCGGAATCGAGATCGATCTCGTCCGAATCGTCATCGTCGATCGGGGCAGATTTCTTCGGTGGTTTCGAGATCGCAGGTTCGTCGTCCATCGACAGTTGCAAATCGTCTTCGCCCAGTTCCATGCCAGCACCAAGGGCCACATCGCTGCCGGACATCTTGATCGAACCGGTGCCACTGCCGCCGCCCAACTTGAGATCGGAACCGCCGAGAATGCCGGAAGCATCGAGCAGCGGGTTGCTGCCATCACCAGACATATCGGGCTCCGAAGCCAACTTCAAGTCGCTATCCGCAGCGGACTTCGCGCCCTTCTTCTTGCCAATGATCGTGCTGTTCGTGCCTTCGGGCGATTGGCCAAGTTCTTCTTCGCTGACGAGGATCGCTTCGTTGGCGTCCACATTGGAGGGAGACGAGAGGCCCGCGAGAGTCATATCAAAATCGTCGGCATTCAGCGCCGAGCCGCCGGCCCGCTCCGAAAGTACACGCTCGACTTCGTCGACTTTGAATTCCCAACCCGAGCCGGTGCGCACGCCAAAAATCTCGCCCTTTTGGCGCATCGTGGCGAGTTGGTCTTCCGTCACACCCAACTTCGCGGCTGCTTCACTGCTTGCGAGATTCTTGCCGGCCATTTCGTTACTCCGCGTCGACGGCCTGTTCAGGCCATCTGTTTTAACCGGCGTGGCGGCCGGTCAGCGCTGATCTGCGATGGATCGTATTTCGCGCGGCGTGGGGCTGCCGCTATTAAAGTCCTCCATGACCAGGTCCCACTGTACATTCCGAACACTTCGTAGGTTGATCGCGCCACTATTCCGGTCAATGTGATAGACGGCCATCACTTGTCGCCGCGGATCGACCACGGTGACTTGCTGCCGACCCTCAACATCCATTGATAGTGCAAGCAATTCGCCCGGCTGACCACGCTCGGCAACCCCCACGGGTCGCTGCGCTTGAGCTTGCGGAAAGTTGCTGGCACCCCAGACGAGAAGCACGAAACCAACGACGGCAAACCCCATCCACACACCACGCATTGCCAGCCTCCTTGCGAGTTGGCGGAAGATCGGGCCGTTACACCTATTCTAAAAGCCCCATTTTCCGTTTCAAGACTTATACTTACGCCGATTTTACATTCCGGACATCCGCCGGGCCGGAATAATCGGTCAGGTCGAATCGAACCGACCGCCCTATTTGGCGGGCCCAGCGAGCGCGGAGTGTACAAAGATGCCTCAATTCGCGAAAGCCGGTTTTTGCCAGCATTTCCTCCGTAGTCGAGTCATTCCATGACTCGTCCCCTGCGCCTCTTTCTCTGACATCCCCATTTGCCAGTGACAAAAATCCTCACAGAGCGACCGAGCAACGTCGCCCCCCTTACCTGACAGCTAGCGACGAATCTGCTAAAAAAGCCCCACTGCACTCCCCAAAACTTAGCTCAAAAACAGACTACTCTCAGCAAGGAGTTACCTCTCCCATGGCAACGAATTTTCCCCTGAACCGTAAGCTGCGAATGGCCCTGGTGGGTGGTGGACAAGGTGCTTTTATCGGCCGCGTGCATGCCACAGCCGCTGTCCTGGATAATCGCGCGGCCCTGGTCGCGGGCTGCCTGTCGAGCGATGCTGCCCGGGCCAAAGCCTCGGCCCCCGATTACGACATCCCCGAAAACCGCGCTTACACTTCGATCACCGAGCTGGTGCAGAAGGAAAAAGCACTCCCCGCCGATCAGCGCGTCGACTTCGTGTCGGTCGCCACGCCGAATCACACCCACTTCGAAATCGCCAAGACCGCGGCCGAAGCCGGCCTCAACGTCATCTGCGATAAGCCCATGACCTTCGACCTCAAGCAGGCTGAAGAACTGGCCGAAGTCGTCAGCAAGTCGGGTGTCGTCTTCGCCGTCTCGCACAACTACACCGGCTATCCCATGGTCCGGCAAGTTCGCGAAATGATCCTCGCCGGCGAATTGGGCGAGATCAACGCCATTCGCTCTAACTACATTCAAGGTTGGCTCCGGACCCGGCTGGAAAGTAGCGACCAGAAACAAGCGGCCTGGCGAACCGATCCCAAGAAGAGCGGCGCTGCCGGTTGCTTCGGCGATATCGCCACGCATGCTTACAACCTGGGCCGTTATATGACGGGCCTCCTCCCGAGCGAGATCAGTTGCCATCTGAAGACCTTCGAACAAGGCCGCGCACTCGACGACTACGGCACGGCCCTTATCAAATTCGAGAACGGCGCTTTTGGCTGCGTGACTGCTTCTCAAATCAGTCACGGCCGCGAGAACGACCTGTTCATCGAAATCGACGGTACGAAGGGGGCCATTCAATGGCGGCAAGAAGACCCCAACACACTCGTCTTCCGTCAGAACGGCCAACCTCACAAGCTTTACACGCGCAACGGCGGTCCCTATATCGGCAGCCTATCCGCTGCCTCATGCCGCCTCCCCAGTGGGCATCCCGAAGCCTTCTTCGAAGCCTTCGCGAATGTCTACCGCAGCGCGTACGACAACATGATCCTCCGCGCCGAGGGGAAGCCGTTCGAAAAAGTCGACACGATCTATCCGAACGTGAACGACGGCGTCGAAGGGATGTACTTCATTCAGCAAGCCGTCGAATCGAGCAAGCAGGGCGGAACCTGGCTGCCGCTGAAGCACCCTCTCGCGCGGCGTTAAAGGGACTCAAGATGACGGTCGTTTAACACCTAAACGTTCAACTTTTAATTGATAGTTGAACGCCAACTAGCAGTAAAACGCGAGGGTTGCGCTATCCGGTGTTCAATTAAGAACCTCTTAATTGAACACCCCCCGTTGGTGGTTGTTTTTTTCGGTGCTTGCGCTGCGTGAAGATTATTGGTTATCGATGTCGGTGCAACGGCCACTTACCCAGCCGTTGCCAGCGGGCGAGGTGCTGCCCCATTGGTAAGCGGAGCAGCATCGGCCGAGCGGACTAGTTCGGCAAACAGCCCATTCTGGGCAACCAGTTCCACGTACGATCCAATCGCGCTGATTCGGCCATCTTCAAAGACGAAGATCCGGTCGCAGTTTTTGAGCGTGGTCAAGCGGTGGGCAATGATAATCGTAGTTCGCTCGGTATTTTTGATCCCCAGAGCATTCTGCACCACGCGCTCGCTGATGTTATCGAGCGCGCTGGTTGCTTCATCGAGAATCAGAATCGGCGAGTTCTTCAACAGCAGTCGAGCAATTGCCAGTCGTTGCCGCTGACCGCCCGAGAGATTTTGCCCCCGCTCGGTCACCTCGGCTTGATAGCCTCCCGGCATCTGCATGATTTCGTCGTGTAAGTTGGCAAGTTCGGCCGCGCGCTGCACTTGGGCCAGTGTTACTTCCGAATTGCCGTAGGCGATGTTGTCGTGAATGGAACCCGAAAAGACGAACGGATTTTGTCCTACGTAACTAATCAGCTGCGCCATTTCAATTCGGCTTACATCACAAAGCGGTTTACCTCCGAGCAAGATTGACCCCTCATCGGGATGTAGCAACCGTAACAGCACTTTGATCCAAGTTGATTTTCCTGAACCCGATCGGCCCGCAATGCCGATTGTCTCGCCGTGCCGAATCGTGAGCGACAGGTGATCGAGCGCGCGGCGCATGCGATGATCGGGAGTGTTGTAATGCACCACCAGGTTTTCGACCTGAATTGCCGGCTCACCGCCTTGCAGTTTCAGGCCGTTGGTATCCGGCGTATCAAACGCACGATCCATGGGTGTGTGCAGCATCTGCAACAGGTCTCCCACGCGCAGGCTCGCCTCGTGACCCTCATCCAACACGCGGTGAACTTCGTTGAGCGGTGCCATCACATTCAAATACAAGACCGAAAATGTAAGCACGTCTCCGAACGAAATCTGGCCATTGATCGCCAGGTAAGTGGCCAGTCCTAGCACCACAATGTGGAAGAAGCCTTCGTTGAGCGCCTTCGCGCAGCCGTACAACGACATTTCAAAATGATGCCGCACTTCACTGGTGCGGCGTTTCTCGGCCCGATTAAACAGCCGCAGCATTTCTTGGTTATAGGTGTGCGCAACCCGAATGTATTCAGCACCATTCAATTGCTCGACCACCGCGCCGTCGATCTCTTCGCAGTCGCGCATCAAGCTCAGGCGCACACCCTTCTGCGACTTGAGTTGTCGCATTGTCAGAAAGACAGCCAGCGGAATCACGCCGAGCATGATCAGTCCCAACGCCGGCTGTTTAGTGAAGGCAACAAGCAACGCGAAGAAGCCGGTCAGAAATGCCGGTAAGCAGTCGAGAAACATCAGGCGCACAAAGCGAATCAAACCATCGACGCTGCGAAAGATCTTGCCGTGCAGCGCGCCGACCTTCTCTCCCGACAGCGAAACGAGATCGCCGCGCAGGGCATGACCCACAAGTTTCAACTGCATGTCGCGATTCAACCGCGCGACGCTCTTTTCGACAAACGAGCGGCGAACGACGTTCAGCCCTTCGCGAAACAAGTAGATGGCTGCTAGTCCACCCAAGATCCAACCCGCTGCCCAGTACATATCGTGATGGTTGAGCTTGCTCGTTGCGCCCGCTTGAATGCGATCGACGAGTTGTCCGAGCAGAATGGCCACGCCCGTGTTTGCTGCGCTCGTAACGCCCATGATGAGCGCTGCACTGCCGAGCGTCAGTCGATCTTCAATGGCAACAAAGGGCCAAACCTGAGTCGCGCGCCGCGCGAGCAAAGCTAGTTCGGAAAGGGTCCGCTGGGGAGTTTCCATAAGAGTTTCAACGACCTCTCGAGGTATATGCAGATAACCAACCGCCCGGAGAGGAGGGGCCTCCTTGCAAGCGACTCGCAGTGTGAGCAAACGCCATTCCATCCGCGTCGTCCCATGTCTATCTGCGGCCTATACTGCTAGAAGTAAGTCTTCTGATATGCGTTTTTATGATCGCTGCGCGTTCACTCTGATCGCAGCGAACGCATCTTTTCCGATGGTTTTGCCGCTAATTGCCTGCGTCGCTAGCAATGGATTTTTCGACGCCATTAGCGGTTTCTAACGCGTGTTTCCATTGCAGCACCCAGCGGCACAGCAGTTGCCTCTAAGGCTCGCATCTAAAACCCCTCAGGAGTCTTCCATGCCCACATTAACTGAATTGCAACGAGGCAATCCATTCCGTCCGCTTCGCGAAGACGCAACGTTTCAAAGTGAAGAGCTGATCACCGATTCACGAGCGACTCTCTCTCCCTCGCAACTGGTGGATCGCAAACTCCAAGCTCGCGTGCTGCCGGATTTTAATCGGCAGAAGTCCGACATCGTTCGCCCACGTGCCAAGTAATCGCCGCTGCCTTTGGCGGGTGCGCTGACGATCTTCCCTTCGAGAACCAGCAATGACATCCGCAACCACCTGCCCGGTTACGGCCGCGGCTGCTACCCCTGCGCTAGCTCCTCTGCGCGGAGAAGCTTTTAGCGCCGAACATCTGGAAGCTCATTTTGCCGAGTTAGCCAGAACGCTTGAGCTAGCAACAGAAAACTTTGAACGCGATCGTGATTTTTCCGCGCGCTTCGAAAGTAACGCCGTCCAGATTGCCGCCGTTTATCAGGTAATCACCAAGGCTGCGCGGCTCGGCGAAGTAGTACCCGCCGAGGCGGAATGGATTCTCGACAACTACTACGTTGTTGAGGAGCAACTCCGCGAAATACGTGACGACTTGCCGCGCGGCTTCTACCGCGAGTTGCCCAAGGTCACGTCCGGACATCCGCGTGTCTATGAGCTGGCTCGTGAACTGGTCATTCATACCGACAGTTCGCTGGACGAATCGTTGATTCAGCGCTGTGTGCAACAATTCCAAACCGTCGCACCTCTCACCATCGGTGAAGTGTGGGCGGTGCCGATCATGCTGCGCTTGGTGCTCATCGAGAATTTACGTCGCCTCTGCGAGCAGATGTTGCTCACCTATGAGTGTCGCCACTCGGCCCGGCAGCTACTCGACGAGTGGCGGCCCGAACGGAACTTCACGCTCGAAGCGCATGCCGAGCCGCGCTGCATTCCGACGATTATCCAACTGCTCGAACAGATTCCCGAGCGTGGACCGGAGCATCGCCCGGCGATTCGCTTACTGGAACGGCAAGTAGCCGATTTTGGCTGGAATCTGACCGATATCATCCATCACGAGCACAATCGGCAAGCCGCGAATCAAGTTTCGATCGGCAACGTTATCACCAGTATGCGGCTGATCGCCAGCCTCGACTGGATTGCTTTCTTCGAGCACGTGAATGCCGCCGAGCAAGTGTTGCGGCAGGATCCGGCGGGCGTCTATTCCCGCATGCACTTCGAAAGTCGCGACCACTACCGTCACGTGGTCGAAGAGCTGGCCAAGCGAACCGGCCAAACCGATATTCAAATCGCCGAGTTGGTGGTGAAGCAGGCCCGCGCTGCAACGTCGAGCGATGTCGACGTCGTCCGACGCCTGCACGTTGGCTATTGGTTGATCGACGAAGGTCGCAAACACCTCGAACAACAAATTGGTTATCGACCGCCGCTGCATCGCATCGTTCGCCACACCATGCTGCAGCGACCGCATGCCGCGTACTTTGGCCTGCTGACTGTCTTTTCGCTGATTGGCGTGGGCTGTATTGCGCTCCTCTGTGTCGCCCTGGGGATTTCACTTTGGCCAACACTACTGCTCGCCGCGCTCTGGTTATTTCCAGCCAGCGAACTCGCGCAAAGTGTCACAAATCTGCTGGTCACCAACATTTTGCCGCCGCGCTTGCTGCCGCGGTTTGACTTCAAAGCTGGCGTTCCGCTCCAGTATCCCACGATTGTCGTCGTCCCTTCGATGCTGAGCAATTCGCAGGAAGTCGATGCACTGTTGAATCGTCTGGAAAGTCACTATCTGGCGAATAGCGATGAAGCGCTGATGTTTGCCCTCCTCACCGATTTTAACGATGCTCCGCAAGAGGAGACTTCCAAAGACGCGCCCCTCGTGGCACGAGCGGTCGCCGGTATTCGCCGGTTAAACGCGCGCTATCGAGAAGGGGGGCGCCAGCCGTTCTATCTGTTCCATCGCCGACGGCAGTGGAATGCTTCCGAAGCAACCTGGATGGGTTGGGAGCGGAAACGCGGCAAGCTGATGGAGTTCGGCCGCTTGCTGCATGGCGAACAAGCCACTTCGTACGTCGTCCAAGAAGGCGATCTCGCCGCCCTCGCAAAATTTCGACAGGCGGAATTCACGCCATTCGTCATCACGCTCGACTCCGATACGCAACTGCCTCACGATGCCGCTCGCAAAATGATTGGCACGCTAGCTCATCCGCTCAATCGACCGCAGTTTTCGGCCAATCACAGCAAAGTTACCTCCGGATATACCATCTTGCAGCCGCGAGTGAATGTACATCTGGCCAGCGCTGGTCGTTCGTGGTTTGCCAAGATTTTTGCGGGGACGCCGGGTGTTGATCCTTACGCCACTGCCGCTTCGGACGTTTATCAAGACCTGTTTGGCGAAGGAAGTTTTACCGGCAAGGGGATTTACGACCTGCAGGCGTTCGAGCGTGCCTTGGCCGGCGCATTTCCAGAAAACGCGATCCTCAGTCACGATTTGATCGAAGGTTGTCACGCGCGCGTCGGACTGGTCAGCAACATTGAAGTTTACGACGGCTACCCCACCCGTTACGACGCCGAAGCGCGCCGCGCTCATCGTTGGGTGCGCGGCGACTGGCAGTTGCTCCCCTGGTTGTTACCATACGTGCCCTACGCCGAGGGTTGGAAGCGAAATCCGCTGTCGCTGCTATCTCGCTGGAAAGTGTTCGACAATCTCCGCCGCAGTCTTGTTCCCCCAGCACTCATCACAGGACTGCTCATCGGATGGTATCTAGCGCCGCGTGGCGCGTGGCTCTGGTCACTCGCCGCTGCCTTCGTGTTGGTGTTTCCGCTGCTGGCTCAGCTGGCGATGATCGCCCGCAATTGGTCGTGGAAGTTAAAGTTTGCCGAGCAAATCCGCGCGGTTTCCGGCGACGTGTTGAAGACAGTGTTGCAATGCGTGCTTGCCGCGGCAGTGCTGCCCTCGAAGGCCTGGTCGATGCTCGATGCCATTGCGCGCACCCTCGTGCGAATGTTCATCACGGGCCGAAGGTTGCTGGAATGGGAAACCGCAGCCGCCGTCGATATGCGGGTGGCCAATAGTCGCGGTTCACTACTGTTGCAGTTGTGGATGATCCCGGCGACGGCACTGCTGGTCGCGTTTACGTTGCCATTCGCAGCACTTCTGGCAGCAGCACCATTTCTCGTCCTGTGGTTTGTCGCGCCGGCAATTGCCTATTACATCAGTCAGCCGATTGTGATCGAACGTTCCCAGTGCAGCGAAACGCAAGCTGCCTGGCTGCGCGACGTCGTTTCGCAAACCTGGGCATTCTTTGAAGCCTATGTGGGAGATCGAGACCATTGGCTTCCGGTTGATAATGTGCAGGAAGAGCCGCACGAGAAGATTGCCCACCGCCTTTCGCCCACCAACGAAGGGCTTTATCTTCTGTCTGCACTTATCGCTCGCGACTTTGGCCTGCTCGGCACACACGGGTTAGTGCAGATTTGGGAAAACAACTTTCAAAGTCTGGAGAGGCTCGAGAAACTCAACGGGCATCTGTACAACTGGTACGACACCGAGACGCTGCAACCTCTGCTGCCGCGCTATGTCTCCACTGTCGATAGCGGCAACTTCGCGGCCTGCTTGCTCACCATGCAGGCTGGTGTGCACGACGTGCTCACGGAGCCGATCTTGCGCGATGAGACCTATCGCGGCGTGCTCGATAGCCTGGAACTGCTACGAGATGCCTACGAGCAAATTGGTGACGAAGATCCCGCGCAGCTCCGCTCGCTGCGGCAAACGCTCCGCCGGGTCGTGGGTGATCTCGAAGCGCTTCTTCCTGGTGAACCGAAGGAACTCAAGTCCTGGTATCAAACAACCCGGCTACTGCAGCAATTTGCCGAGCAACTGCCGCGGGTGCCGGATTCCAGTCTGTCGACCGCACAAGGTCATCACCTGAACAACAAAGTGCGGGTGGTCCGCAGTCGCCTGCAAAGCATCTGTCAGGATGTGGACCTCCTCTTCGCCTGGTTACCGATAATTGCTGAATCAACCGGTCGCAGTCAGTCGCTGCAGTTCAAGCTGGGTGCTGCCGCCAATTCATGGGAAGAGATCGAGAAGCTGCTCGATTCTGCGCGGACGCTCCCCCAAATTGCCACGCTCAATCAAGCAACCACACTTTCCTTCGACCGCCTACGTGAAGCCACCACCGACGCACCGTCACTACAGGTCCTGGAAGCGTTGTCGGCAGCCATCAGCCGCAGTTCTCGCGCCGCGACTGAGTTGCAACAACGGCTGGAACAGGTCAGTCACAAGGCCGAAGAGATGGCCCTGGCAATGGATTTTCGGTTTCTCTTCAATTCGCAGCGTCGCCTGTTTTCGATCGGCTACAACGTCGAAGATGGCCGCCTCGACCGCTCACACTATGACATGCTTTGCTCCGAGGCCCGGCTCGCCAGCTATCTGGCCATAGCCAAGGGAGATGTCGAAGCGACACATTGGTTTCAACTGGGCAGGCACGCGACGATTGCCGCGGGCAAATTCGCGCTGTTGTCGTGGGGCGGCACAATGTTCGAATACTTGATGCCGCAACTCTTTCAGCGGCAGTACGAGGGCTCGCTCCTGACGCAAAGTTGCCAGGCTGCCGTTTTGCGTCAGCAAGAGTATGGCCGACAAAACAATATCCCGTGGGGAATTTCCGAGTCGGCCTTCGGTGCGCTGGCGGTCAATGCCGACTATCATTATCGCTCGTTCGGCGTCCCTGGGCTCGGTCTCAAGCGGGGCCTCGCGAAAGACCTGGTTGTCTCGCCTTACTCCACACTGATGGCGCTCACCGTCGATCCCGCTGCGGCGGTGGCCAACCTGCACGTGCTGGAGGAAGAAGGCGCACTCGGCGATTGGGGATTTTACGACGCACTCGATTACACTCCGGAGCGCGTGCCTTTTGGCAAGCGGCGCTTAGTGGTGCGGTGCTACATGGCACATCATCAAGGAATGGGGCTGTTGGCACTTGCCAACGTGCTCGGCAAGAACAGCATTCAACGCCGCTTCAACGCGCATCCATTCGCACGGGCTACGGAACTTCTTCTGCAAGAGCGCGTGCCGACGGTGATGACGCCGTTCGAACCGCATGCCGACGAAGTCGAACCGGTCGCAGTGCAGCACGAAGAGCAACAACTCGTCAGTCGGCGACTGGTGGGAGTGCAATCGGCCAATCCGCGTACCCACATTCTCTCGAATGGCAAATACAGCGTGATGCTGTCGAGTGCCGGTGGCGGCTTCAGTCGCTCGCAACAACTTGATGTCACGCGCTGGCGATCCGATGCC
Above is a window of Anatilimnocola aggregata DNA encoding:
- a CDS encoding GH36-type glycosyl hydrolase domain-containing protein, with protein sequence MTSATTCPVTAAAATPALAPLRGEAFSAEHLEAHFAELARTLELATENFERDRDFSARFESNAVQIAAVYQVITKAARLGEVVPAEAEWILDNYYVVEEQLREIRDDLPRGFYRELPKVTSGHPRVYELARELVIHTDSSLDESLIQRCVQQFQTVAPLTIGEVWAVPIMLRLVLIENLRRLCEQMLLTYECRHSARQLLDEWRPERNFTLEAHAEPRCIPTIIQLLEQIPERGPEHRPAIRLLERQVADFGWNLTDIIHHEHNRQAANQVSIGNVITSMRLIASLDWIAFFEHVNAAEQVLRQDPAGVYSRMHFESRDHYRHVVEELAKRTGQTDIQIAELVVKQARAATSSDVDVVRRLHVGYWLIDEGRKHLEQQIGYRPPLHRIVRHTMLQRPHAAYFGLLTVFSLIGVGCIALLCVALGISLWPTLLLAALWLFPASELAQSVTNLLVTNILPPRLLPRFDFKAGVPLQYPTIVVVPSMLSNSQEVDALLNRLESHYLANSDEALMFALLTDFNDAPQEETSKDAPLVARAVAGIRRLNARYREGGRQPFYLFHRRRQWNASEATWMGWERKRGKLMEFGRLLHGEQATSYVVQEGDLAALAKFRQAEFTPFVITLDSDTQLPHDAARKMIGTLAHPLNRPQFSANHSKVTSGYTILQPRVNVHLASAGRSWFAKIFAGTPGVDPYATAASDVYQDLFGEGSFTGKGIYDLQAFERALAGAFPENAILSHDLIEGCHARVGLVSNIEVYDGYPTRYDAEARRAHRWVRGDWQLLPWLLPYVPYAEGWKRNPLSLLSRWKVFDNLRRSLVPPALITGLLIGWYLAPRGAWLWSLAAAFVLVFPLLAQLAMIARNWSWKLKFAEQIRAVSGDVLKTVLQCVLAAAVLPSKAWSMLDAIARTLVRMFITGRRLLEWETAAAVDMRVANSRGSLLLQLWMIPATALLVAFTLPFAALLAAAPFLVLWFVAPAIAYYISQPIVIERSQCSETQAAWLRDVVSQTWAFFEAYVGDRDHWLPVDNVQEEPHEKIAHRLSPTNEGLYLLSALIARDFGLLGTHGLVQIWENNFQSLERLEKLNGHLYNWYDTETLQPLLPRYVSTVDSGNFAACLLTMQAGVHDVLTEPILRDETYRGVLDSLELLRDAYEQIGDEDPAQLRSLRQTLRRVVGDLEALLPGEPKELKSWYQTTRLLQQFAEQLPRVPDSSLSTAQGHHLNNKVRVVRSRLQSICQDVDLLFAWLPIIAESTGRSQSLQFKLGAAANSWEEIEKLLDSARTLPQIATLNQATTLSFDRLREATTDAPSLQVLEALSAAISRSSRAATELQQRLEQVSHKAEEMALAMDFRFLFNSQRRLFSIGYNVEDGRLDRSHYDMLCSEARLASYLAIAKGDVEATHWFQLGRHATIAAGKFALLSWGGTMFEYLMPQLFQRQYEGSLLTQSCQAAVLRQQEYGRQNNIPWGISESAFGALAVNADYHYRSFGVPGLGLKRGLAKDLVVSPYSTLMALTVDPAAAVANLHVLEEEGALGDWGFYDALDYTPERVPFGKRRLVVRCYMAHHQGMGLLALANVLGKNSIQRRFNAHPFARATELLLQERVPTVMTPFEPHADEVEPVAVQHEEQQLVSRRLVGVQSANPRTHILSNGKYSVMLSSAGGGFSRSQQLDVTRWRSDATLDAWGQFLYLRDLDSDQIWSATYQPTCVEPDNYEVIFAIDKVEFHRRQGEWETLLEVAVSPEHNTEVRQLRITNHSDQPRRMQVTSYAEIALAPAAADLAHPAFQKLFLETEFIPEESALLARRRPRDAQQQATYAVHVMATHTEGTSDIQFETSRQEFLGRRHSPLNPQALRAARLSGTAGAVLDPIFSLRTTIQVPAGESVTVAYSTAVAATREEALALADQHHELRNVQRVFELAWAYAQVELRHQHLSPGQVHLYQRLASYLLYPHRSLRGEEALLRSNRLGQSGLWRHGISGDLPILVARVTEPEHVALVRDLALAQRFWRERGFRTDLVIINDYPGSYLDALQDQMVSLMQELNSSAEKPGVFLLRGAHLPAEEQALFETVAACVLHGERGTLAQQLDAGNQLAMKLAAYSTPRKLETSGRQWIRPIPAPAAPEPLEYWNGTGGFAHDGREYRIRVKPDQLPPMPWSQVVANEHLGFLVTESGGGYSWFANSRENKLTSWSNDPVVDVPGEVLYLQDEATGDCWLPLSGGIHTSESWAHYGAGFARFVQHSPELRQEVMLSVDPQEPVKFVRLKITNRSSQAKTFVASYYAELVLGVTREQTHLHLQTEFDAQSQAIFCRNPYHPEYANQVAFLKVLGETIGFTTDRGEFLGRHGTWERPQGLRGKQLLGRVGVGYDPCAVVQTRITVGPQQTAEVVFLFGAGQDEAHARAILQQFHSTAIAENATNRSIAVWNDILGAIQVKTPNRAFDLLVNRWLLYQVLCCRMWARSAFYQSGGAYGFRDQLQDSMALVYSRPQLVREHLLRAAARQYKQGDVQHWWHPPLGKGTRTRFSDDLLWLPLAVSHYVRVTGDRSVLDESIPFIDSPVLQPHEQERYEQPRVSSETASLYEHCLRAIDRGLQFGPHGLPLMGCGDWNDGMNKVGEGGTGESVWVGWFLLVLLDEFAPLMRAAQDVDKLQHYTETATQLRAALEGQAWDGNWYRRAYFDDGMPLGSAENDECQIDSLAQTWAVFAKANPERSRQGVQAAVDRLVNREAKIILLFTPPFDLGELDPGYIKGYLPGIRENGGQYTHAATWMIQALAQLDEPQQAMSLFDLINPLLHTQTAADVARYQTEPYVIAADVYGVSPHQGRGGWTWYTGSGAWLYRVAIEQLLGLKITSESATLEPSVPPNWSEFEVTMQRNGSPHKLKYSRDAGAAIVNGVQHRIDDGLHQQPVAMPPAPSTQPSGLVDT